The Ramlibacter sp. PS4R-6 nucleotide sequence TTGGCCAGCTGCGCTGGCGTGATCTGTGCCGCCCGCAGGGCCTCGGCCGGGTTCACGCCGCCGCGAGCCATTGCCTGCGCCATCACGCGGGCGAAGGCCATCGGGGTGGCGGCGGTGGGGACGGCGGTGGCCATGGCAGGCCCCAGTGTAGCTGGCACGATTTGCAACCTGCCGGATACCCTCCGGTGACGGCCCGCGGCGCTACCATCGTGCGAGGAGACGACCATGCCCATCCTCGAGAGCCAGCTCAACCCGCGGTCTGCGGAATTCCAGTCCAACGCCCAGGCCATGCGGGCGCTGGTGGAAGACCTGGCGGCGCAGGTGGCCAAGGCGGCGGCCGGCGGCGGCGAGGCGGCGCGCGCCAAGCACACCGCGCGCGGCAAGCTCTTGCCGCGCGACCGCGTGCAGATGCTGCTCGACCCGGGCACGCCTTTCCTGGAGATCGCGCCGCTGGCCGCGCACGACATGTACAACGGCGACGCGCCCTCGGCGGGCGTGATCACGGGCATCGGCCGCGTGTCGGGCGTCGAATGCATGATCGTGTGCAACGACGCCACGGTGAAGGGCGGCACCTACTACCCGATGACGGTGAAGAAGCACCTGCGCGCGCAGGAGATCGCCGCGCAGAACCGCCTGCCGTGCATCTACCTCGTCGACTCGGGCGGCGCCAACCTGCCGAACCAGGACGAGGTGTTCCCCGACCGCGACCACTTCGGCCGCATCTTCTACAACCAGGCGAATCTCTCCGCGCAAGGCATCGCGCAGATCGCCGTGGTGATGGGCTCGTGCACCGCGGGCGGCGCGTACGTGCCGGCGATGAGCGACGAGACCATCATCGTCAAGAACCAGGGCACCATCTTCCTGGGCGGCCCGCCGCTGGTGAAGGCGGCCACCGGCGAAATCGTCTCGGCCGAGGACCTGGGCGGCGGCGATGCGCACACGCGCCTGTCGGGCGTGGCCGACCACCTGGCGCAGAACGACATGCACGCGCTGGCGCTGGCGCGGCAAGCCGTGGCGACGCTCGATGCGCGCAAGCAGTGGCCGGCCGACGTGCGCGAGCCGAAGCCGCCGAAGTACGACCCGAAGGAGATCTACGGCGTGGTGCCGCAGGACACGCGCAAGCCCTGGGACGTGCGCGAGGTGATCGCGCGCATGGTCGACGGCAGCGAGATGCACGAGTTCAAGGCGCGCTTCGGCACGACGCTGGTGTGCGGCTTCGCGCACATCGAGGGCATGCCGGTGGGCATCATCGCGAACAACGGGATCCTGTTCTCCGAAAGCGCGCAGAAGGGTGCGCACTTCATCGAGCTGTGCTGCCAGCGCAAGATCCCGCTGGTGTTCCTGCAGAACATCACCGGCTTCATGGTGGGCCGCAAGTACGAGAACGAAGGCATCGCGCGCCACGGCGCGAAGATGGTGACGGCGGTGGCCACCGCCAGCGTGCCGAAATTCACCGTGATCATCGGCGGCAGCTTCGGCGCCGGCAACTACGGCATGTGCGGCCGCGCGTACTCGCCGCGCTTCCTGTGGATGTGGCCGAACGCGCGCATCTCGGTCATGGGCGGCGAGCAGGCGGCCAGCGTGCTGGCCACGGTCAAGCGCGACGGCATCGAAGGCAAGGGCGGCAAGTGGAGCGCGGAAGAAGAAGCCGCGTTCAAGCAGCCGCTGCTGGACCAGTTCGCCTTCCAGTCGCATCCCTATTACGCCAGCGCGCGCCTGTGGGACGACGGCGTGATCGACCCGGCCGACACGCGCCGCGTGCTGGCGCTGGGCCTGTCGGCCGCCATGAACGCGCCGATCGGCGAGCCCAAGTTCGGCGTGTTCCGCATGTGATGGACAGCATCTACCTCACCCACGACCACGAGCTGCTGCGCGAGCAGGTCGCGAAGTTCATCGCGCGCGAGGTCGAGCCGCACGCCGACGCGTGGGAAGAGCAGGGCCATGTGCCGCGCGAGGTGCTCAAGCGCATGGGCGAGGCGGGCCTGTTCGGGCTGATGTACGAATCGCAATACGGCGGCGCCGAGGCCGACGCGCTGACCAACCTGGTCTTCGCCGAGGCGCTCTCGCAATCGACCTATGCCGGCTTCATCATCACCGTGCTGGTCCACACCGACATGGCGAGCCCGCACCTGCACCACGCGGGCAGCGCGGCGCAGAAGGAGAAGTACCTGAAGCGGGTGATCGCCGGCGAGCT carries:
- a CDS encoding carboxyl transferase domain-containing protein; translation: MPILESQLNPRSAEFQSNAQAMRALVEDLAAQVAKAAAGGGEAARAKHTARGKLLPRDRVQMLLDPGTPFLEIAPLAAHDMYNGDAPSAGVITGIGRVSGVECMIVCNDATVKGGTYYPMTVKKHLRAQEIAAQNRLPCIYLVDSGGANLPNQDEVFPDRDHFGRIFYNQANLSAQGIAQIAVVMGSCTAGGAYVPAMSDETIIVKNQGTIFLGGPPLVKAATGEIVSAEDLGGGDAHTRLSGVADHLAQNDMHALALARQAVATLDARKQWPADVREPKPPKYDPKEIYGVVPQDTRKPWDVREVIARMVDGSEMHEFKARFGTTLVCGFAHIEGMPVGIIANNGILFSESAQKGAHFIELCCQRKIPLVFLQNITGFMVGRKYENEGIARHGAKMVTAVATASVPKFTVIIGGSFGAGNYGMCGRAYSPRFLWMWPNARISVMGGEQAASVLATVKRDGIEGKGGKWSAEEEAAFKQPLLDQFAFQSHPYYASARLWDDGVIDPADTRRVLALGLSAAMNAPIGEPKFGVFRM